From a single Piliocolobus tephrosceles isolate RC106 chromosome 21, ASM277652v3, whole genome shotgun sequence genomic region:
- the DMPK gene encoding myotonin-protein kinase isoform X6, producing the protein MSAEVRLRRLQQLVLDPGFLGLEPLLDLLLGVHQELGASELAQDKYVADFLQWAEPIVVRLKEVRLHRDDFEILKVIGRGAFSEVAVVKMKQTGQVYAMKIMNKWDMLKRGEVSCFREERDVLVNGDRRWITQLHFAFQDENYLYLVMEYYVGGDLLTLLSKFGERIPAEMARFYLAEIVMAIDSVHRLGYVHRDIKPDNILLDRCGHIRLADFGSCLKLQADGTTPFYADSTAETYGKIVHYKEHLSLPLADEGVPEEAQDLILRLLCPPETRLGRGGAGDFRTHPFFFGLDWDGLRDSMPPFTPDFEGATDTCNFDLVEDGLTAMVSGGGETLSDIREGAPLGVHLPFVGYSYSCMALRDSEVPGPTPMELEAEQLLEPHVQVPSLESSVSPRDETAEVTVPAAIPVAEAEAEVTLRELQEALEEEVLTRQSLSRDMEAIRLANQNFASQLREAEARNRDLEAHVRQLQERMELLQAEGATAVTGVPSPRATDPPSHMAPRPWLWASARWWGQAPCTAATCCSLPGSLGLAYRRRFPCSCSPLLCLVPPPWAALGWWPTPANSPQSGAAREPLALPEP; encoded by the exons ATGTCAGCCGAGGTGCGGCTGAGGCGGCTCCAGCAGCTGGTGTTGGACCCCGGCTTCCTGGGGCTGGAGCCCCTGCTCGACCTTCTCCTGGGCGTCCACCAGGAGCTGGGTGCCTCCGAACTGGCCCAGGACAAGTACGTGGCCGACTTCTTGCAGTGGG CGGAGCCCATCGTGGTGAGGCTTAAGGAGGTCCGACTGCACAGGGACGACTTCGAGATTCTGAAGGTGATCGGACGCGGGGCGTTCAGTGAG GTAGCGGTGGTGAAGATGAAGCAGACGGGCCAGGTGTACGCCATGAAGATCATGAACAAGTGGGACATGCTGAAGAGGGGCGAG GTGTCGTGCTTCCGTGAGGAGAGGGACGTGTTGGTGAATGGGGACCGGCGGTGGATCACGCAGCTGCACTTCGCCTTCCAGGATGAGAACTACCTG TACCTGGTCATGGAGTATTACGTGGGTGGGGACCTGCTGACACTGCTGAGCAAGTTTGGGGAGCGGATTCCGGCCGAGATGGCGCGCTTCTACCTGGCGGAGATTGTCATGGCCATAGACTCGGTGCACCGGCTCGGCTACGTGCACAG GGACATCAAACCCGACAACATCCTGCTGGACCGCTGTGGCCACATCCGCCTGGCCGACTTCGGCTCCTGTCTCAAGTTGCAGGCAGATGGAACG ACGCCCTTCTACGCGGATTCCACGGCGGAGACCTACGGCAAGATCGTCCACTACAAG GAGCACCTCTCTCTGCCGCTGGCAGACGAAGGGGTCCCTGAGGAGGCGCAAGACCTCATCCTGCGTCTGCTGTGTCCCCCGGAGACACGGCTGGGCCGGGGTGGAGCAGGCGACTTCCGGACACATCCCTTCTTCTTTGGCCTCGACTGGGATGGTCTCCGAGACAGCATGCCCCCCTTTACACCGGATTTCGAAGGTGCCACCGACACATGCAACTTCGACTTGGTGGAGGACGGGCTCACTGCCATGGTGAGCGGGGGCGGG GAGACGCTGTCAGACATTCGGGAAGGTGCGCCGCTGGGGGTCCACCTGCCTTTCGTGGGCTACTCCTACTCCTGCATGGCCCTCAG GGACAGTGAGGTCCCAGGCCCCACACCCATGGAACTGGAGGCCGAGCAGCTGCTTGAGCCACACGTGCAAGTGCCTAGCCTGGAGTCCTCAGTGTCCCCACGGGATGAAACA GCTGAAGTGACAGTTCCAGCGGCTATCCCTGTGGCAGAGGCTGAGGCCGAGGTGACGCTGCGGGAGCTCCAGGAGGCCCTGGAGGAAGAGGTGCTCACCCGGCAGAGCCTGAGCCGGGACATGGAGGCCATCCGCTTGGCCAACCAGAACTTTGCCAG TCAACTACGTGAGGCAGAGGCTCGGAACCGGGACCTAGAGGCGCATGTACGGCAGTTGCAGGAGCGGATGGAATTGCTGCAGGCAGAGGGAGCCACAG cTGTCACGGGGGTCCCCAGTCCCCGGGCCACGGATCCACCTTCCCAT ATGGCCCCCCGGCCGTGGCTCTGGGCCAGTGCCCGCTGGTGGGGCCAGGCCCCATGCACCGCCGCCACCTGCTGCTCCCTGCCAGG GTCCCTAGGCCTGGCCTATCGGAGGCGCTTTCCCTGCTCTTGTTCGCCGTTGCTCTGTCTCGTGCCGCCGCCCTGGGCTGCGCTGGGTTGGTGGCCCACGCCGGCCAACTCACCGCAGTCTGGCGCCGCCCGGGAGCCGCTCGCGCTCCCTGAACCCTAG
- the DMPK gene encoding myotonin-protein kinase isoform X1: MKQTGQVYAMKIMNKWDMLKRGEVSCFREERDVLVNGDRRWITQLHFAFQDENYLYLVMEYYVGGDLLTLLSKFGERIPAEMARFYLAEIVMAIDSVHRLGYVHRDIKPDNILLDRCGHIRLADFGSCLKLQADGTVRSLVAVGTPDYLSPEILQAVGGGPGTGSYGPECDWWALGVFAYEMFYGQTPFYADSTAETYGKIVHYKEHLSLPLADEGVPEEAQDLILRLLCPPETRLGRGGAGDFRTHPFFFGLDWDGLRDSMPPFTPDFEGATDTCNFDLVEDGLTAMVSGGGETLSDIREGAPLGVHLPFVGYSYSCMALRDSEVPGPTPMELEAEQLLEPHVQVPSLESSVSPRDETAEVTVPAAIPVAEAEAEVTLRELQEALEEEVLTRQSLSRDMEAIRLANQNFASQLREAEARNRDLEAHVRQLQERMELLQAEGATAVTGVPSPRATDPPSHLDGPPAVALGQCPLVGPGPMHRRHLLLPARVPRPGLSEALSLLLFAVALSRAAALGCAGLVAHAGQLTAVWRRPGAARAP; the protein is encoded by the exons ATGAAGCAGACGGGCCAGGTGTACGCCATGAAGATCATGAACAAGTGGGACATGCTGAAGAGGGGCGAG GTGTCGTGCTTCCGTGAGGAGAGGGACGTGTTGGTGAATGGGGACCGGCGGTGGATCACGCAGCTGCACTTCGCCTTCCAGGATGAGAACTACCTG TACCTGGTCATGGAGTATTACGTGGGTGGGGACCTGCTGACACTGCTGAGCAAGTTTGGGGAGCGGATTCCGGCCGAGATGGCGCGCTTCTACCTGGCGGAGATTGTCATGGCCATAGACTCGGTGCACCGGCTCGGCTACGTGCACAG GGACATCAAACCCGACAACATCCTGCTGGACCGCTGTGGCCACATCCGCCTGGCCGACTTCGGCTCCTGTCTCAAGTTGCAGGCAGATGGAACG GTGCGGTCACTGGTGGCTGTGGGCACCCCAGACTACCTGTCCCCCGAGATCCTGCAGGCTGTGGGCGGTGGGCCTGGGACAGGCAGCTACGGGCCCGAGTGTGACTGGTGGGCGCTGGGTGTGTTCGCCTATGAAATGTTCTATGGGCAGACGCCCTTCTACGCGGATTCCACGGCGGAGACCTACGGCAAGATCGTCCACTACAAG GAGCACCTCTCTCTGCCGCTGGCAGACGAAGGGGTCCCTGAGGAGGCGCAAGACCTCATCCTGCGTCTGCTGTGTCCCCCGGAGACACGGCTGGGCCGGGGTGGAGCAGGCGACTTCCGGACACATCCCTTCTTCTTTGGCCTCGACTGGGATGGTCTCCGAGACAGCATGCCCCCCTTTACACCGGATTTCGAAGGTGCCACCGACACATGCAACTTCGACTTGGTGGAGGACGGGCTCACTGCCATGGTGAGCGGGGGCGGG GAGACGCTGTCAGACATTCGGGAAGGTGCGCCGCTGGGGGTCCACCTGCCTTTCGTGGGCTACTCCTACTCCTGCATGGCCCTCAG GGACAGTGAGGTCCCAGGCCCCACACCCATGGAACTGGAGGCCGAGCAGCTGCTTGAGCCACACGTGCAAGTGCCTAGCCTGGAGTCCTCAGTGTCCCCACGGGATGAAACA GCTGAAGTGACAGTTCCAGCGGCTATCCCTGTGGCAGAGGCTGAGGCCGAGGTGACGCTGCGGGAGCTCCAGGAGGCCCTGGAGGAAGAGGTGCTCACCCGGCAGAGCCTGAGCCGGGACATGGAGGCCATCCGCTTGGCCAACCAGAACTTTGCCAG TCAACTACGTGAGGCAGAGGCTCGGAACCGGGACCTAGAGGCGCATGTACGGCAGTTGCAGGAGCGGATGGAATTGCTGCAGGCAGAGGGAGCCACAG cTGTCACGGGGGTCCCCAGTCCCCGGGCCACGGATCCACCTTCCCAT CTAGATGGCCCCCCGGCCGTGGCTCTGGGCCAGTGCCCGCTGGTGGGGCCAGGCCCCATGCACCGCCGCCACCTGCTGCTCCCTGCCAGG GTCCCTAGGCCTGGCCTATCGGAGGCGCTTTCCCTGCTCTTGTTCGCCGTTGCTCTGTCTCGTGCCGCCGCCCTGGGCTGCGCTGGGTTGGTGGCCCACGCCGGCCAACTCACCGCAGTCTGGCGCCGCCCGGGAGCCGCTCGCGCTCCCTGA
- the DMPK gene encoding myotonin-protein kinase isoform X7, with amino-acid sequence MKQTGQVYAMKIMNKWDMLKRGEVSCFREERDVLVNGDRRWITQLHFAFQDENYLYLVMEYYVGGDLLTLLSKFGERIPAEMARFYLAEIVMAIDSVHRLGYVHRDIKPDNILLDRCGHIRLADFGSCLKLQADGTVRSLVAVGTPDYLSPEILQAVGGGPGTGSYGPECDWWALGVFAYEMFYGQTPFYADSTAETYGKIVHYKEHLSLPLADEGVPEEAQDLILRLLCPPETRLGRGGAGDFRTHPFFFGLDWDGLRDSMPPFTPDFEGATDTCNFDLVEDGLTAMVSGGGETLSDIREGAPLGVHLPFVGYSYSCMALRDSEVPGPTPMELEAEQLLEPHVQVPSLESSVSPRDETAEVTVPAAIPVAEAEAEVTLRELQEALEEEVLTRQSLSRDMEAIRLANQNFASQLREAEARNRDLEAHVRQLQERMELLQAEGATAVTGVPSPRATDPPSHMAPRPWLWASARWWGQAPCTAATCCSLPGSLGLAYRRRFPCSCSPLLCLVPPPWAALGWWPTPANSPQSGAAREPLALPEP; translated from the exons ATGAAGCAGACGGGCCAGGTGTACGCCATGAAGATCATGAACAAGTGGGACATGCTGAAGAGGGGCGAG GTGTCGTGCTTCCGTGAGGAGAGGGACGTGTTGGTGAATGGGGACCGGCGGTGGATCACGCAGCTGCACTTCGCCTTCCAGGATGAGAACTACCTG TACCTGGTCATGGAGTATTACGTGGGTGGGGACCTGCTGACACTGCTGAGCAAGTTTGGGGAGCGGATTCCGGCCGAGATGGCGCGCTTCTACCTGGCGGAGATTGTCATGGCCATAGACTCGGTGCACCGGCTCGGCTACGTGCACAG GGACATCAAACCCGACAACATCCTGCTGGACCGCTGTGGCCACATCCGCCTGGCCGACTTCGGCTCCTGTCTCAAGTTGCAGGCAGATGGAACG GTGCGGTCACTGGTGGCTGTGGGCACCCCAGACTACCTGTCCCCCGAGATCCTGCAGGCTGTGGGCGGTGGGCCTGGGACAGGCAGCTACGGGCCCGAGTGTGACTGGTGGGCGCTGGGTGTGTTCGCCTATGAAATGTTCTATGGGCAGACGCCCTTCTACGCGGATTCCACGGCGGAGACCTACGGCAAGATCGTCCACTACAAG GAGCACCTCTCTCTGCCGCTGGCAGACGAAGGGGTCCCTGAGGAGGCGCAAGACCTCATCCTGCGTCTGCTGTGTCCCCCGGAGACACGGCTGGGCCGGGGTGGAGCAGGCGACTTCCGGACACATCCCTTCTTCTTTGGCCTCGACTGGGATGGTCTCCGAGACAGCATGCCCCCCTTTACACCGGATTTCGAAGGTGCCACCGACACATGCAACTTCGACTTGGTGGAGGACGGGCTCACTGCCATGGTGAGCGGGGGCGGG GAGACGCTGTCAGACATTCGGGAAGGTGCGCCGCTGGGGGTCCACCTGCCTTTCGTGGGCTACTCCTACTCCTGCATGGCCCTCAG GGACAGTGAGGTCCCAGGCCCCACACCCATGGAACTGGAGGCCGAGCAGCTGCTTGAGCCACACGTGCAAGTGCCTAGCCTGGAGTCCTCAGTGTCCCCACGGGATGAAACA GCTGAAGTGACAGTTCCAGCGGCTATCCCTGTGGCAGAGGCTGAGGCCGAGGTGACGCTGCGGGAGCTCCAGGAGGCCCTGGAGGAAGAGGTGCTCACCCGGCAGAGCCTGAGCCGGGACATGGAGGCCATCCGCTTGGCCAACCAGAACTTTGCCAG TCAACTACGTGAGGCAGAGGCTCGGAACCGGGACCTAGAGGCGCATGTACGGCAGTTGCAGGAGCGGATGGAATTGCTGCAGGCAGAGGGAGCCACAG cTGTCACGGGGGTCCCCAGTCCCCGGGCCACGGATCCACCTTCCCAT ATGGCCCCCCGGCCGTGGCTCTGGGCCAGTGCCCGCTGGTGGGGCCAGGCCCCATGCACCGCCGCCACCTGCTGCTCCCTGCCAGG GTCCCTAGGCCTGGCCTATCGGAGGCGCTTTCCCTGCTCTTGTTCGCCGTTGCTCTGTCTCGTGCCGCCGCCCTGGGCTGCGCTGGGTTGGTGGCCCACGCCGGCCAACTCACCGCAGTCTGGCGCCGCCCGGGAGCCGCTCGCGCTCCCTGAACCCTAG